The following proteins are encoded in a genomic region of Necator americanus strain Aroian chromosome II, whole genome shotgun sequence:
- a CDS encoding hypothetical protein (NECATOR_CHRII.G4539.T1), translating into MFDPESSRAPVVHQETTAEKFSRQLLESVDKFHLRAKHRQRNVHIVNAMSALEVGGLAGSSRLDYDILRGLIRSKTRKYIPYETFRVRGLATYSCRRLVMPMSHQFVAMDSLCTLPISGLDFTEKIISSLIAAFQPPRADGEVPSELLIVLSNLGRLRFCDLRTGNCLHTFQLPIRRFKFKHIHWNKAFSEVWLLGRAVLPGHENGSERVGSSPSIAVFEIQPARFKALLQLDKNIFYNVYAAGLEDDVLVTFNTSPHSCTLYSFDEIYREHCTHVYGQSSSKDSEIIGFNVELRTKPKRLLDIKGDFSGVYFGGCCRVILCEPQTFRENYVLREISSNESPVLHDLRLLGPQEGVALTIDCSTMMLCKDDSSNFLRFEGIHLACYEVSSVVTKPSHSEVRVRWRTALLPMRHSSTDGHWVAGPTYRESVKTKFGRTSRANVCVKLVDNVPVRVIKFTYDGGADLIHLLTLYDVANIDGCTTAGAEPDPDWITLIISIRGVSGEIYKITPVRKVDIDALRKVELVGEDEILVLTCYDGKSTIAEMYCLREEDAKKWQADVGKVETLEEYTPVTLSRKQRRKQRLTQMMDR; encoded by the exons ATGTTTGATCCCGAGAGTTCACGTGCCCCAGTTGTGCATCAGGAGACAACAGCTGAGAAG TTCTCCCGCCAGCTGTTGGAATCCGTGGATAAATTCCATCTTCGAGCAAAACATCGGCAACGTAATGTTCACATAGTTAACGCAATGTCTGCATTGGAAGTTGGCGGTTTGGCTGGGTCTTCTCGCCTTGACTATGATATTTTACGAGGATTGATACGTTCG aaaaccaGGAAGTACATACCGTACGAAACTTTCCGAGTACGTGGTCTTGCTACATATTCGTG TCGCCGTCTAGTCATGCCAATGTCACACCAGTTTGTTGCGATGGACTCACTTTGCACACTTCCAATATCTGGGCTTGATTTCACAGAGAAAATTATAAGCTCGTTAATAGCTGCTTTCCAACCACCTAGAGCG GATGGTGAAGTTCCTTCAGAACTCCTGATTGTCCTGTCCAATCTTGGTCGTCTTCGCTTTTGTGATCTACGGACTGGAAATTGTTTGCACACATTTCAATTGCCTATTCGACGATTTAAATTCAA ACACATTCACTGGAACAAGGCGTTTTCCGAGGTATGGCTTCTAGGTAGAGCAGTTTTACCAGGACACGAAAATG GATCGGAACGTGTCGGTTCAAGTCCCTCGATAGCTGTGTTCGAAATTCAACCAGCTCGATTCAAAGCTTTACTTCAGCTCGACAAAAAT ATTTTCTACAACGTTTACGCTGCTGGATTGGAAGACGATGTGCTGGTAACTTTCAATACGTCGCCGCACAGCTGTACATTATACAGCTTCGATGAAATATACAGAGAG CATTGCACGCATGTGTATGGTCAGTCTTCTTCCAAAGACAGTGAAATTATTGGTTTCAACGTAGAATTAAGAACGAAACCCAAAAGGCTCTTGGACATCAAAG GTGATTTTTCTGGAGTGTACTTTGGTGGTTGCTGTAGAGTTATACTCTGTGAACCGCAAACATTTCGGGAAAATTATGTTCTGCGTGAGATTTCGAGCAATGAATCC CCTGTTCTGCACGACTTACGTTTGCTTGGTCCACAGGAAGGTGTTGCACTGACTATTGACTGCTCCACAATGATGCTCTGCAAAGATGATTCTTCGAATTTTCTGAGATTTGAGGGAATCCATTTAGCTTGTTATGAAGTTTCCAG tGTGGTAACGAAGCCCTCTCATAGCGAGGTACGAGTGCGCTGGCGGACAGCATTGCTTCCTATGAGACATTCGTCTACTGACGGaca CTGGGTGGCTGGACCAACCTATCGTGAGTCAGTAAAAACAAAGTTTGGCAGAACTTCTCGTGCCAATGTGTGTGTTAAACTCGTGGATAATGTTCCGGTG CGGGTCATCAAGTTCACGTATGATGGTGGAGCTGATTTAATCCATTTGTTAACACTTTACGACGTAGCTAATATTGATGGCTGCACCACTGCTGGGGCTGAACCTGATCCGGACTGGATAACGCTCATCATAAGCATCAGAGGCGTCAGTggagaaatttacaaaattactCCAGTAAGAAAGGTGGATATC GATGCTTTGAGGAAAGTGGAACTTGTAGGTGAAGACGAAATTCTAGTGCTTACATGTTATGACGGTAAAAGCACTATCGCCGAAATGTATTGTTTGCGAGAAGAAGATGCAAAAAAGTGGCAGGCAGATGTTGGTAAG GTTGAAACTTTGGAGGAGTATACACCAGTTACACTAAGCCGTAAGCagcgtagaaaacagcgtttGACTCAAATGATGGATAGGTAG
- a CDS encoding hypothetical protein (NECATOR_CHRII.G4540.T2): protein MSDVEMSDTTEGEGFRLSRVIDAHKSDVKCLASTSAGVIISGGRDETVKFWSKRGGEFSETLAFPQPKGLAVNSVAYYESPEGWRVFAGRKDGSIAVYGSGSSEPLSVLTQHSSNVCCLYVDEKNHILLSGSWDNNIIIWPIREIGSPEFPVLLLNGHKLSVWALCAIESNPGYYLSGSADKTVKLWHNDNEVRTYTGHTDVVRALLVISVDRFLSAANDSTIRLWHTETGVCLGKFSSLRDDFIFDLAFVDSHIASCSEGGYVEIWKQNTIEGQLSLSHAQLLQSPALTLWAVKGLPNGDIACAASDGKIYVFTENENRKASAAVAAAYDDAIAVKVAKELERKERQANETVVIKVSLDDGAPNMELRYKKGTDPALAAEKFIQDNNLPASYLNEITDYIKAHVPEAAAAAQKQHKVQPTQRVIVDGKEYDYCFDVTVDDGRKLRLPYNLSEDPDVAAQRFVEKHNLPISFLAKVSGLLRSQTSGAQGAFSGQFYDPFTGSGRYVPSQGSTFSSNGSADPLTDSGRYIPGNSYGDFPPASSGDPLTSSGGYHPGSASGDIIPSSCLPVDKRRPRGELTPMANYYRFGVEQLSTKAITKLFEVNDKQTALRLNETQLQAIQRLMSASSTNNDYEMLVMALETGLQWDIEDLVPILDVFRVAILDETLNSYFCDMKGRGESTQQRLSALLLSEPPDAISILVCRCITNAFVHSRGREMVSHDFQILFRAVANHVTSHKPALQIAAASALANWSLLLLNRSETVAELGPREDAIREIIKVCEDKVTSFGSFAEVAMIRLLQAIVTFMWGDTTVINLAKSRNMLSIVNRIKDAVADEKGKSIARDIAEMIYAV, encoded by the exons ATGAGTGACGTTGAAATGAGCGATACCACCGAAGGAGAAGGGTTTCGTCTCAGTCGTGTCATCGATGCTCATAAATCGGATGTGAAATGTCTCGCTTCAACATCAGCTGGAGTAATTATTTCTGGTGGACGTGATGAAACTGTGAAGTTCTGGTCTAAGAG AGGTGGAGAGTTCTCAGAAACTCTCGCATTCCCCCAACCAAAAGGACTAGCGGTGAACTCAGTAGCCTACTATGAATCACCAGAAGGTTGGCGGGTGTTTGCTGGTAGAAAGGATGGCTCTATAGCTGTGTATGGTTCTGGATCCTCTGAGCCACTATCAGTGTTAACTCAACATTCTTCAAATG tttgttgCCTCTACGTCGATGAAAAGAATCATATTTTACTTAGTGGTTCTTGGGATAACAATATCATCATTTGGCCTATCAGAGAAATCGGATCTCCAGAATTTCCG GTTCTTCTGCTCAATGGGCACAAACTATCAGTATGGGCCCTGTGCGCAATTGAATCAAATCCAGGATATTATCTGTCAGGAAGTGCTGATAAGACTGTTAAACTTTGGCATAACGATAACGAAGTTAGGACGTATACAg GACATACCGACGTTGTACGAGCACTACTTGTTATTTCTGTTGACCGATTTCTCTCTGCTGCTAATGATTCTACTATAAGGCTATGGCATACGGAGACCGGTGTTTGTCTTGGGAAATTCTCGTCGTTGCGGGACGATTTTATCTTTGA CTTAGCCTTCGTCGATTCCCATATAGCTTCATGTAGTGAAGGAGGATATGTTGAAATTTGGAAGCAAAACACTATAGAAGGACAATTAAG TCTTTCACACGCACAACTGCTTCAATCCCCAGCACTGACGCTTTGGGCTGTGAAAGGTCTTCCAAACGGCGACATTGCTTGTGCGGCCag TGATGGCAAAATCTATGTGTTCACCGAAAATGAGAATCGCAAAGCGTCTGCAGCCGTAGCGGCTGCATATGATGACGCTATTGCAGTTAAGGTTGCTAAGGAGTTAGAAAGGAAGGAACGTCAA GCAAACGAGACCGTGGTAATCAAGGTTTCTCTGGATGATGGTGCTCCAAATATGGAACTTCGatacaaaaaaggaactgaTCCAGCTCTGGCAGCTGAGAAATTCATTCag GATAACAATCTTCCTGCGTCATATCTGAATGAAATAACGGACTACATCAAGGCTCACGTTCCAgaagctgctgctgctgcgcAGAAGCAACATAAAGTCCAACCAACGCAGCGAGTTATAGTTGACGGAAAG GAGTACGACTACTGTTTCGATGTCACCGTTGACGATGGAAGAAAATTGCGTCTTCCTTACAATCTGAGTGAGGATCCGGACGTTGCTGCTCAAAGATTTGTCGAAAAGCATAATTTGCCCATCTCTTTCCTAGCCAAG GTGTCAGGATTGTTGAGATCCCAAACTTCGGGAGCACAAGGAGCCTTTTCGGGCCAGTTTTATGACCCATTTACAG GTAGTGGCCGTTACGTTCCGTCACAGGGCAGTACGTTCTCATCGAATGGCAGCGCCGATCCTCTCACTGATAGTGGACGATACATTCCTGGCAATTCTTATGGAGATTTTCCCCCTGCTAGTAGCGGTGATCCACTCACAAGTTCTGGAGG GTACCATCCAGGCTCAGCTTCCGGTGATATTATTCCTAGCTCGTGTTTACCTGTAGACAAAAGAAGGCCTCGCGGCGAGCTCACTCCTATGGCGAATTATTATCGATTTGGTGTGGAGCAACTAAGTACTAAAGCCATTACAAAGCTTTTTGAAGTAAATGATAAACAAACAGCCCTGAGGCTAAATGAAACACAA CTGCAAGCGATTCAGCGTTTGATGTCAGCATCTAGCACCAATAATGATTATGAGATGTTGGTTATGGCGCTTGAAACGGGATTGCAGTGGGACATCGAAGATTTAGTTCCAATTCTCGATGTGTTTCGAGTAGCCATTTTAGATGAAACGCTTAACTCATACTTCTGCGACATGAAG GGACGAGGAGAAAGCACTCAACAACGCCTTTCAGCGCTTCTTCTTAGCGAGCCACCGGATGCGATCTCTATACTTGTGTGTCGATGTATCACTAACGCATTTGTTCATAGTCGTGGCCGTGAGATGGTTTCTCACgatttccaaattttgttCAGAGCTGTAGCAAATCACGTTACAAGCCACAAACCTGCACTCCAG ataGCAGCAGCATCAGCCCTTGCAAACTGGAGCCTACTTTTGTTAAACCGATCGGAAACGGTCGCCGAATTGGGACCACGAGAGGATGCTATCCGGGAGATCATAAAA GTGTGCGAAGACAAAGTAACCTCCTTTGGCTCCTTCGCCGAAGTTGCAATGATTCGATTGCTGCAAGCAATCGTCACCTTCATGTGGGGCGATACTACAGTAATTAAT CTTGCAAAGTCCAGAAATATGCTGAGCATTGTCAACCGAATAAAGGATGCAGTTGCTgacgaaaaaggaaagagtaTTGCACGAGATATTGCAGAAATGATTTATGCTGTCTAA
- a CDS encoding hypothetical protein (NECATOR_CHRII.G4540.T1), which translates to MSDVEMSDTTEGEGFRLSRVIDAHKSDVKCLASTSAGVIISGGRDETVKFWSKRGGEFSETLAFPQPKGLAVNSVAYYESPEGWRVFAGRKDGSIAVYGSGSSEPLSVLTQHSSNVCCLYVDEKNHILLSGSWDNNIIIWPIREIGSPEFPVLLLNGHKLSVWALCAIESNPGYYLSGSADKTVKLWHNDNEVRTYTVLFSLAFVDSHIASCSEGGYVEIWKQNTIEGQLSLSHAQLLQSPALTLWAVKGLPNGDIACAASDGKIYVFTENENRKASAAVAAAYDDAIAVKVAKELERKERQANETVVIKVSLDDGAPNMELRYKKGTDPALAAEKFIQDNNLPASYLNEITDYIKAHVPEAAAAAQKQHKVQPTQRVIVDGKEYDYCFDVTVDDGRKLRLPYNLSEDPDVAAQRFVEKHNLPISFLAKVSGLLRSQTSGAQGAFSGQFYDPFTGSGRYVPSQGSTFSSNGSADPLTDSGRYIPGNSYGDFPPASSGDPLTSSGGYHPGSASGDIIPSSCLPVDKRRPRGELTPMANYYRFGVEQLSTKAITKLFEVNDKQTALRLNETQLQAIQRLMSASSTNNDYEMLVMALETGLQWDIEDLVPILDVFRVAILDETLNSYFCDMKGRGESTQQRLSALLLSEPPDAISILVCRCITNAFVHSRGREMVSHDFQILFRAVANHVTSHKPALQIAAASALANWSLLLLNRSETVAELGPREDAIREIIKVCEDKVTSFGSFAEVAMIRLLQAIVTFMWGDTTVINLAKSRNMLSIVNRIKDAVADEKGKSIARDIAEMIYAV; encoded by the exons ATGAGTGACGTTGAAATGAGCGATACCACCGAAGGAGAAGGGTTTCGTCTCAGTCGTGTCATCGATGCTCATAAATCGGATGTGAAATGTCTCGCTTCAACATCAGCTGGAGTAATTATTTCTGGTGGACGTGATGAAACTGTGAAGTTCTGGTCTAAGAG AGGTGGAGAGTTCTCAGAAACTCTCGCATTCCCCCAACCAAAAGGACTAGCGGTGAACTCAGTAGCCTACTATGAATCACCAGAAGGTTGGCGGGTGTTTGCTGGTAGAAAGGATGGCTCTATAGCTGTGTATGGTTCTGGATCCTCTGAGCCACTATCAGTGTTAACTCAACATTCTTCAAATG tttgttgCCTCTACGTCGATGAAAAGAATCATATTTTACTTAGTGGTTCTTGGGATAACAATATCATCATTTGGCCTATCAGAGAAATCGGATCTCCAGAATTTCCG GTTCTTCTGCTCAATGGGCACAAACTATCAGTATGGGCCCTGTGCGCAATTGAATCAAATCCAGGATATTATCTGTCAGGAAGTGCTGATAAGACTGTTAAACTTTGGCATAACGATAACGAAGTTAGGACGTATACAg TGTTGTTTAGCTTAGCCTTCGTCGATTCCCATATAGCTTCATGTAGTGAAGGAGGATATGTTGAAATTTGGAAGCAAAACACTATAGAAGGACAATTAAG TCTTTCACACGCACAACTGCTTCAATCCCCAGCACTGACGCTTTGGGCTGTGAAAGGTCTTCCAAACGGCGACATTGCTTGTGCGGCCag TGATGGCAAAATCTATGTGTTCACCGAAAATGAGAATCGCAAAGCGTCTGCAGCCGTAGCGGCTGCATATGATGACGCTATTGCAGTTAAGGTTGCTAAGGAGTTAGAAAGGAAGGAACGTCAA GCAAACGAGACCGTGGTAATCAAGGTTTCTCTGGATGATGGTGCTCCAAATATGGAACTTCGatacaaaaaaggaactgaTCCAGCTCTGGCAGCTGAGAAATTCATTCag GATAACAATCTTCCTGCGTCATATCTGAATGAAATAACGGACTACATCAAGGCTCACGTTCCAgaagctgctgctgctgcgcAGAAGCAACATAAAGTCCAACCAACGCAGCGAGTTATAGTTGACGGAAAG GAGTACGACTACTGTTTCGATGTCACCGTTGACGATGGAAGAAAATTGCGTCTTCCTTACAATCTGAGTGAGGATCCGGACGTTGCTGCTCAAAGATTTGTCGAAAAGCATAATTTGCCCATCTCTTTCCTAGCCAAG GTGTCAGGATTGTTGAGATCCCAAACTTCGGGAGCACAAGGAGCCTTTTCGGGCCAGTTTTATGACCCATTTACAG GTAGTGGCCGTTACGTTCCGTCACAGGGCAGTACGTTCTCATCGAATGGCAGCGCCGATCCTCTCACTGATAGTGGACGATACATTCCTGGCAATTCTTATGGAGATTTTCCCCCTGCTAGTAGCGGTGATCCACTCACAAGTTCTGGAGG GTACCATCCAGGCTCAGCTTCCGGTGATATTATTCCTAGCTCGTGTTTACCTGTAGACAAAAGAAGGCCTCGCGGCGAGCTCACTCCTATGGCGAATTATTATCGATTTGGTGTGGAGCAACTAAGTACTAAAGCCATTACAAAGCTTTTTGAAGTAAATGATAAACAAACAGCCCTGAGGCTAAATGAAACACAA CTGCAAGCGATTCAGCGTTTGATGTCAGCATCTAGCACCAATAATGATTATGAGATGTTGGTTATGGCGCTTGAAACGGGATTGCAGTGGGACATCGAAGATTTAGTTCCAATTCTCGATGTGTTTCGAGTAGCCATTTTAGATGAAACGCTTAACTCATACTTCTGCGACATGAAG GGACGAGGAGAAAGCACTCAACAACGCCTTTCAGCGCTTCTTCTTAGCGAGCCACCGGATGCGATCTCTATACTTGTGTGTCGATGTATCACTAACGCATTTGTTCATAGTCGTGGCCGTGAGATGGTTTCTCACgatttccaaattttgttCAGAGCTGTAGCAAATCACGTTACAAGCCACAAACCTGCACTCCAG ataGCAGCAGCATCAGCCCTTGCAAACTGGAGCCTACTTTTGTTAAACCGATCGGAAACGGTCGCCGAATTGGGACCACGAGAGGATGCTATCCGGGAGATCATAAAA GTGTGCGAAGACAAAGTAACCTCCTTTGGCTCCTTCGCCGAAGTTGCAATGATTCGATTGCTGCAAGCAATCGTCACCTTCATGTGGGGCGATACTACAGTAATTAAT CTTGCAAAGTCCAGAAATATGCTGAGCATTGTCAACCGAATAAAGGATGCAGTTGCTgacgaaaaaggaaagagtaTTGCACGAGATATTGCAGAAATGATTTATGCTGTCTAA